A window from Mya arenaria isolate MELC-2E11 chromosome 9, ASM2691426v1 encodes these proteins:
- the LOC128245551 gene encoding uncharacterized protein LOC128245551 translates to MMYEFENITKMGRRNNSYIRPTTEMELEKECSFEPRQINIIDSLPCCHRIKYKLGFKIALYLILVSTDLIDLVSDWLLFRDVISTEEGLVFGPVEDTLKYLLLAFSIIGTFTYIFEISNYGWEIFRSNPWVDVDLLMAIIIWIEDVPQITINVLIVACREEAISYFQLVKASIIIIGAVIRVLISLIRYCGKTARRDVKCA, encoded by the exons atgatgtatG AATTCGAAAATATCACCAAGATGGGGCGAAGAAACAATAGTTACATTCGACCAACGACGGAAATGGAACTGGAAAAAGAGTGTTCATTCGAACCCAGACAGATCAACATAATTGACAGTCTACCATGCTGCCATCGCATCAAGTACAAACTAGGATTCAAAATCGCCCTGTATTTGATACTCGTTTCTACCGATCTCATTGACTTGGTCAGTGATTGGTTGCTATTTCGAGACGTGATTTCTACAGAAGAAGGTCTAGTGTTCGGACCAGTCGAGGATACACTTAAATACTTGCTGCTTGCATTTTCGATCATAGGAACGTTCAcgtatatatttgaaataagcaactACGGGTGGGAGATATTTCGTTCCAATCCATGGGTGGATGTTGATCTCCTGATGGCCATCATAATCTGGATCGAGGACGTTCCGCAAATAACTATTAACGTTTTAATAGTTGCCTGCCGTGAGGAGGCTATCAGTTACTTTCAGCTTGTTAAGGCAAGCATCATAATTATTGGCGCTGTTATACGCGTACTGATATCGCTGATACGTTACTGCGGAAAAACTGCTCGAAGGGATGTCAAATGTGCTTGA